The following coding sequences lie in one Pseudoalteromonas sp. Scap06 genomic window:
- the yidD gene encoding membrane protein insertion efficiency factor YidD, with product MRLLKPLAALPTRCLVLFIRGYQKWISPLLGPHCRFNPTCSSYAIQAINLHGSVKGSWLAVKRILKCHPLHSGGDDPVPEKLTRINHQHEK from the coding sequence ATGAGGTTACTTAAACCACTTGCTGCTTTACCAACACGTTGTTTAGTTTTATTTATCCGCGGTTATCAAAAGTGGATTAGCCCGCTATTAGGTCCGCATTGTCGTTTTAATCCAACATGCTCTAGTTACGCTATTCAAGCAATTAATTTGCATGGATCGGTAAAAGGGAGTTGGTTAGCAGTTAAACGCATATTAAAATGCCATCCTTTACATTCAGGCGGAGACGACCCCGTTCCTGAAAAATTAACCCGTATTAACCACCAACACGAGAAATAA